Proteins from a genomic interval of Maylandia zebra isolate NMK-2024a linkage group LG15, Mzebra_GT3a, whole genome shotgun sequence:
- the sid1 gene encoding secreted immunoglobulin domain 1, producing the protein MRSDSCTQNRLLYNFSSFSTSSSSFLSQLMMESLLVRVILLALSGLQNHAAVDPSSTIQVRLGENATLQCPLLDTSNFTMLTTTTAPTAPTTLSWYRKAPGQGPQLLVSFRSMDRLKLKYGNGVPRSKVSIAADGSLVVQGSKQSDSAVYYCGISRGDDRKKEPRPRSRRRK; encoded by the exons ATGAGGAGCGACAGCTGTACACAAAATCGGTTGCTGTACAATTTCAGCTCATTTTCAACCAG cagcagcagcttcctcAGTCAGttgatgatggagtctctgctGGTCCGGGTGATCCTGCTCGCTCTCAGTG GTTTACAGAACCACGCAGCTGTCGATCCCTCATCGACCATCCAGGTGAGGCTTGGAGAGAATGCCACCCTGCAGTGCCCTCTGCTGGACACCTCCAATTTCACCATGCTCACCACCACCACTGCCCCGACCGCGCCCACCACCCTCAGCTGGTACAGGAAAGCACCAGGACAGGGACCACAGCTCCTTGTCTCCTTCAGGTCTATGGATAGACTCAAACTGAAATACGGCAACGGTGTTCCCCGCAGTAAAGTCTCTATAGCGGCCGATGGCTCACTGGTGGTGCAAGGCTCCAAGCAGAGCGACTCGGCGGTTTATTACTGTGGAATCAGCCGGGGAGATGACCGGAAGAAGGAACCAAGGCCACGGAGCCGCAGAAGGAAATAA
- the LOC143412545 gene encoding uncharacterized protein LOC143412545 — protein sequence METAVTFIILISCCTVCSVPTRQTFSFSMVFGPGTRLVVHVDEEVADFDADDDLLNYQNKSTGSSNTPSIQLLSSVRLSQHPRSAPLLVCLLTGLTSPQQHILWGLNDMVLTSVRPERPWKKSKRGYSATSVREVSTADWRLTSSYWCGTTQGGKMYRQKLCSEAE from the exons ATGGAAACTGCAGTGACTTTCATCATCCTCATAAG ctgctgcactgTTTGCTCAGTTCCCACCAGACAGACTTTCTCTTTTTCGATGGTTTTTGGCCCTGGGACCCGGCTGGTGGTGCATGTTGATGAAGAAGTGGCTGACTTTGATGCTGATGATGACCTTCTCAACTATCAAAACAAGTCAACAG GTTCCTCCAACACGCCGTCTATTCAGTTGTTGTCGTCCGTGCGGCTCTCTCAGCATCCACGATCTGCTCCCCTCCTGGTCTGCCTTCTGACTGGACTAACCTCTCCTCAGCAGCACATCCTGTGGGGCCTGAATGATATGGTGCTGACATCAGTACGCCCTGAGCGGCCATGGAAGAAGTCAAAGCGGGGCTACAGCGCCACCTCAGTGAGGGAGGTGTCAACGGCAGACTGGAGGCTCACATCTTCATACTGGTGTGGAACAACGCAAGGAGGGAAAATGTacagacagaaactctgctCAGAGGCTGAGTAA